Proteins from a single region of Nerophis ophidion isolate RoL-2023_Sa linkage group LG10, RoL_Noph_v1.0, whole genome shotgun sequence:
- the camta2 gene encoding calmodulin-binding transcription activator 2 isoform X4 — MSNKEMVSTVTENKSQRKVFVPNKLLECLPRSFSLPNERLRWNTNEEIASYLVTFDKHDEWLSCTLKTRPKNGSIILYNRKKVKYRKDGYSWKKRKDGKTTREDHMKLKVQGMECLYGNYVHSSIVPTFHRRCYWLLQNPDIVLVHYLNVPSLEDSGKFSPLLCALTSRHDSMKWSRDDLLCQLKPMFHSIKTSGDTSDFSIEELVQLILDRQRTKPQPRTHACLCNTSQGGNIPHSCNSTKHRIISPKLPLSSSPLSSEAVELGGGVGDAKLPHLQAQSSPDSSPRPPSTSASSPLQPHVGNHRNGFYGDHHGNLTTVALPHNAVIVMASTTAISGGAKGDDPTNQLLLPPSIHLPAKPASPCPPSPTTPPIPPTVHPTGMTTLSLALLPSPVLGGLLLNPSSSASLRSPPPPLATSPSPPMSFSSSSLPTFLPPAFDPDSFLNSPKQGQTYGGPLPRSSCTTSPVICSCSPLSPSSLPLSPTSTPPSSISPPSSLSSSSCENDRKDSASLPPSMSLTPTSSVAPALLPLCLEIGALGDSEEKDQGGGNNVRCIAPPTKLALLQPCHSSNASPRQQMRSSAALLPSDGQPKLSPNQEQPYDHLPGPGAAPLPPLSHQPIRQQSDNQEDITMETSAQLPAILQVKERMWLGHDFEAPPMDTQLEAEPCGQEEEELVISFDSQFPDLISDLVTEEANSDAPLSSTVVDVGATPALFPAGIRYMVPPQPSPSSSFLPFPHPLPTSSRLASITDFSPEWSYPEGGVKVLITGPWSEQLGQYLCVFDQSSVPASLIQPGVLRCYCPAHEAGLVCLQVLESGGSVSSSVLFEYRARNASSLPSSQLDWLSLDDNQFRVSILERLEQMERRMAAMVARNITQQHNTQQQWQQHGNRLATPSPPHTPDECDQSPQWFERRIVRVCERMMRGVRWSGGEEDRLHHSVRHRGMTLLHLAAAQGYTYLINTLITWRHVHSESLDLEQEVDPLNVDHFSCTPLMWACALGHQRAAELLYAWNSLALGIPDSLGRLPLAVARSRGHTCLAGALEDLHMQAHVTPRDTHAHPPASPLSTSPDTGLSSSSSLPSPSDSCSPSQSSAYSSYSAPMDTSPSSPLSPTSSSLSLPVSSSPSTSLVVSPAWGEGPNTADLNRCDLMECNSESSASPVLPHMEPALAEHLLCYSENVENEGEEEEEVDMATLAEQIIEATPERIKQEDFTNGSESLLRESGDSPAIEDTWLATYLDTVDAHTQSLPRRICPPSPLSALALQRLRPPSSVAWAEFLNASANGKMERDFALLTLTDGEQRELYEAARIIQNAFRRYKGRRLKEQQDMAAAVIQRCYRKYKQYALYKKMTQAAILIQSKFRSYYEQKRFQQSRRAAVLIQQYYRSYKEYERLKQGSSGGAGHTPRMKGTFLTKKQDQAARKIMRFLRRCRHRIKELKQNRELERRGLTT, encoded by the exons ATGAGCAACAAGGAGATGGTTTCCACAGTGACAG AGAATAAAAGCCAGAGGAAGGTGTTCGTTCCCAACAAGCTGCTGGAGTGTCTGCCTCGCTCATTCAGTTTGCCGAACGAGCGTCTCAGGTGGAATACGAATGAG gagatTGCATCTTACCTGGTAACCTTTGACAAACACGATGAGTGGCTTTCTTGCACTCTGAAAACCAG GCCAAAGAATGGCAGCATCATCCTCTACAACAGAAAGAAAGTCAAGTACAGGAAAGATGGCTACTCCTGGAAGAAACGCAAAGATGGAAAGACCACCCGAGAGGACCATATGAAGCTGAAGGTGCAGGGGATGGAG TGTCTCTATGGTAATTACGTCCATTCCTCCATCGTGCCAACATTCCACCGGCGGTGCTACTGGCTGTTGCAG AACCCAGATATTGTGCTGGTCCACTACCTGAATGTGCCCTCCCTGGAGGATTCTGGGAAATTCAGTCCACTGCTGTGTGCTCTGACCAGTCGACATGACAGCATGAAGTGGAGCAGAGATGATCTGCTGTGTCAGCTCAAGCCTATGT ttcACAGCATCAAAACTTCTGGAGACACCAGCGATTTCAGCATTGAGGAACTTGTACAGCTCATCTTGGATCGCCAGAGAACCAAACCCCAGCCACGCACGCATGCCTGCCTCTGCAACACCAGCCAGG GAGGGAACATTCCCCACAGCTGCAACAGCACCAAGCATCGCATCATCTCCCCCAAACTTCCCCTGTCCTCCTCACCTCTCTCCTCAGAGGCAGTAGAGCTCGGGGGAGGCGTGGGAGACGCCAAGCTTCCTCACCTCCAGGCACAGAGCAGCCCCGACTCGTCTCCACGTCCCCCCTCTAC CTCGGCCTCGTCTCCCTTGCAGCCACATGTGGGAAACCACAGGAATGGTTTCTACGGCGACCACCATGGCAACCTGACCACTGTGGCACTGCCACATAATGCAGTGATCGTCATGGCAAGCACTACTGCCATCTCAGGTGGAGCCAAAGGGGATGATCCAACCAACCAATTATTACTCCCCCCCTCCATCCACCTTCCTGCAAAACCTGCCTCCCCTTGCCCTCCCTCCCCCACAACTCCACCCATCCCCCCTACTGTCCACCCAACAGGGATGACCACCTTGTCACTCGCTCTTCTTCCTTCCCCTGTTTTAGGAGGCTTGCTCCTCAATCCTTCCTCTTCTGCCTCCCTCCGGTCTCCACCTCCCcccctggcaacatcaccttcccCTCCCATGTCATTTTCCTCCTCATCTCTCCCCACATTCCTCCCACCTGCCTTTGATCCTGATTCCTTCTTGAACTCCCCAAAGCAGGGCCAAACGTATGGCGGCCCACTTCCTCGTTCGAGTTGCACCACTTCCCCCGTTATCTGCTCCTGCTCCCCCCTTTCACCTTCCTCCCTACCACTCTCCCCCACGTCCACCCCACCCTCATCAATTTCCCCTCCTTCatccctctcctcctcctcctgtgaGAATGACAGAAAGGACTCCGCTTCCCTTCCCCCCTCTATGTCCCTTACCCCAACTTCCTCGGTTGCCCCGGCCCTCCTCCCTCTTTGTTTAGAGATTGGCGCGCTAGGGGACTCTGAGGAAAAAGACCAAGGAGGTGGCAATAATGTGCGCTGCATAGCTCCTCCCACAAAGTTGGCACTACTACAG CCCTGCCACTCTTCAAATGCGTCACCAAGACAACAGATGAGAAGTAGTGCTGCTTTACTGCCGTCAGATGGCCAGCCCAAACTGTCACCTAATCAGGAGCAGCCCTATGATCACCTGCCAGGACCTGGGGCTGCACCCTTACCCCCTCTATCCCATCAGCCCATTCGGCAACAATCCGATAACCAGGAAGATATCACCATGGAAACCTCTGCCCAGTTACCAGCCATCTTGCAGGTGAAGGAGAGGATGTGGCTGGGGCATGACTTCGAAGCCCCTCCTATGGACACCCAACTGGAAGCAGAGCCCTGTGGGCAGGAAGAAGAAGAGCTTGTCATCTCTTTTGACAGCCAATTTCCTGACCTGATCTCTGATCTCGTCACAGAGGAAGCAAATTCTGATGCACCTCTTTCCTCCACAGTCGTGGATGTTGGTGCCACCCCGGCTTTGTTCCCAGCTGGAATTCGCTACATGGTGCCCCCCCAGCCCTCCCCCTCTTCCTCCTTCCTACCCTTTCCTCACCCACTGCCAACTTCGTCCCGACTTGCCTCTATCACGGACTTCTCACCTGAGTGGTCGTACCCTGAG GGTGGGGTGAAAGTATTGATCACGGGACCGTGGAGTGAGCAGCTGGGTCAATACCTGTGTGTGTTTGATCAGAGCTCTGTTCCAGCATCACTGATCCAACCTGGCGTGCTGCGCTGCTACTGCCCcg CTCACGAGGCCGGGCTCGTCTGTCTTCAGGTTTTGGAGTCTGGAGGTTCTGTTTCCTCATCAGTTCTGTTTGAGTACCGTGCAAGAAACGCCAGTTCGCTGCCCAGCTCTCAGCTCGACTGGCTCTCATTGGACG ACAATCAATTCAGAGTGTCCATCCTGGAACGCCTGGAGCAGATGGAGCGCAGAATGGCAGCCATGGTGGCCCGCAATATTACCCAACAgcacaacacacaacagcagtggCAGCAACATGGCAACCGGCTGGCCACGCCCTCTCCCCCACACACACCCGACGAGTGTGACCAG TCGCCTCAGTGGTTTGAGAGGAGGATTGTACGAGTGTGTGAGAGGATGATGAGAGGAGTGCGATGGAGTGGAGGTGAAGAAGATAGGCTTCATCACTCTGTGCGTCACCGTGGGATGACACTGCTCCACCTGGCGGCTGCACAGGGTTATACATACCTGATAAACACGCTCATTACCtggag GCATGTTCACAGTGAAAGTTTAGACCTGGAACAGGAAGTCGATCCTCTCAACGTTGACCACTTTTCCTGCACGCCGCTG atgtggGCGTGTGCTCTGGGCCATCAGAGGGCAGCGGAGCTCCTCTATGCCTGGAATAGTTTGGCTCTTGGCATCCCAGACTCACTGGGCCGCCTACCACTTGCTGTGGCCCGCTCGAGGGGACACACGTGTCTCGCTGGCGCTCTGGAGGACCTGCACATGCAGGCGCACGTGACTCCCAGAGACACACATGCGCATCCTCCAGCCTCACCTCTGTCGACAAGTCCGGACACAG GTCTCAGCTCTTCCAGCAGCCTTCCCTCCCCTAGTGATTCCTGCTCCCCCTCCCAAAGCTCTGCTTACTCTAGTTACTCTGCCCCCATGGACACCTCTCCGTCCTCTCCATTGTCTCCTACATCTTCCTCTTTATCCTTGCCTGTTTCATCTTCCCCATCGACCTCCCTGGTTGTGTCGCCTGCATGGGGCGAGGGGCCAAACACAG CAGATTTGAACCGGTGCGACCTCATGGAGTGTAACAGCGAGAGCTCTGCTTCCCCCGTCCTCCCCCACATGGAGCCAGCACTGGCGGAGCATCTCCTGTGCTACAGCGAGAACGTGGAAAACGAAggcgaggaggaagaggag GTTGACATGGCCACACTGGCCGAACAAATCATTGAGGCAACACCAGAGCGAATCAAACAAGAGGACTTCACCAACGGGTCGGAGTCACTGCTCCGTGAGAGTGGGGACAGTCCCGCCATTGAGGACACCTGGTTGGCAACCTACCTGGACACAGTCGACGCCCATACGCAATCTCTGCCCAG GCGAATCTGCCCTCCCTCGCCCCTCAGCGCTTTGGCCCTTCAGAGGCTTCGCCCCCCTTCCTCTGTGGCATGGGCGGAGTTTCTAAATGCATCAGCCAATGGAAAGATGGAAAGGGACTTTGCCCTGCTGACACTGACGGACGGCGAACAGAGAGAACTCTATGAAGCTGCCAGGATCATCCAAAATGCCTTCAGGAGATACAAG GGTCGCAGGTTGAAGGAGCAGCAGGACATGGCTGCAGCTGTCATTCAAAGATGCTACCGCAAATACAAACag TATGCGCTCTACAAAAAGATGACCCAAGCGGCCATCTTGATCCAGTCCAAATTTCGTTCATACTACGAGCAGAAACGCTTCCAGCAGAGTCGGCGGGCAGCAGTGCTAATCCAGCAGTACTATCGCAGCTACAAGGAGTACGAGAGGCTCAAGCAGGGTTCCAGCGGCggcgcaggccacacccccagAATGAA AGGGACCTTCTTAACCAAGAAGCAGGACCAGGCAGCGCGAAAGATCATGAGGTTTCTGAGACGCTGCAGACAtcg GATCAAGGAACTGAAGCAAAACCGAGAGCTGGAGAGGCGGGGACTGACCACATAG